AGTACGTGAAGTTCGTTGACGAACTGAATTCGCCATGGGTTGGTATGCAGTTCGATATCGGCAACCACTGGAAATACGGCAGCATGGGCGACTGGATTCGTCAGCTGGGCCGACGCATTGTGAAACTCGACCTGAAAGGTTTCTCGCGAGCCGAAGACAAGTTCAAGAACATCACCGAAGGGGATCTCGACTGGGCCGATGTTCGAAAAGCACTGTTGGAAATCAACTACACCGGTTGGGCCGCAGCTGAAGTCGGTGGCGGTGATTTGGCGCGGCTGAAGCAGATCTCTGCCAACATGGACAACGCGTTCGGATTGGTGTGAACAGTATCGTGCCCGATTCATCAACGACTGCCGCTATCGAACTTCTTAACAAGTCTTTGCACCGCCACAAGGTGGGGCTCGCCGACGAACATGCGGCGAAGCTGGCCGAATACTGCGACCTGTTGTGGGAATGGAACGCTCAGCTGAACCTGACTCGGCACACAGATTTCGAACAATTCGTAACTCGCGACTTGATCGATTCGTTGCGACTGGCCAGTCACATTCCTGAAGAGCAATCCGTGCTGGACGTTGGAGCGGGCGGCGGCGTGCCGGGCGTTGTGCTGGCGATTACGCGTCCGGACCTGAATGTTTCGATGGCCGAATCGGTCGGCAAGAAGGCGAAGGCTCTGAAAGACATCTGTCGCAAGTTGAGGCTGTCCGTCCCTGTCCATGCGGCGCGAGCTGAAGACGTGCTGAAGAAGCATCATTACGACGTGCTGACGCTTCGAGCCGTAGCGCCGCTTAGAAAGATTCTGTTCTGGTTTCAGCGGCACACGACGGCGTTCGGTTCGATCCTCGCGATCAAAGGGCCTCGCTGGGTGGCAGAACGCGACGAGGCTGACAAGGAAGGACTGTTGGCAGGAGTCGACCTGGACGTCATCGACGAATATCCAACGCCCGGCCACGACAACAATAGCGTGATCCTGAGTATCCGTTACCAGCGGCCGGTTGCGTAACGATGCGTCGACTTCTCGCGATCGAATCTTCGTGCGACGAAACGTCCGCCGCAGTGGTGGCGGAAGACCAGTCGGTGCTGTCCAATGTCGTCGCGTCGCAGTTTGAACTGCATCAGGAATTCGGCGGCGTCGTCCCGGAGATTGCATCTCGAGCTCACGTGCGTCGCATTCTGCCAGTCATCGAACAGGCACTGCAACAAGCTGACTGTGCACTTGCCGACATTGCTGCCGTGGCTGTGACTTCTGAACCGGGGCTGGTCGGTTCGCTGCTGGTGGGGCTCACAGCCGCCAAGACACTCGCTATGAGCCTCAACGTGCCGCTCGTAGCGGTCAATCATATTGACGCTCACATTTATGCGTGCGGCATGGGGCAGAAATCGTCTGCGTTCCCCTGCATTGGTTTCGTCGTCAGCGGCGGGCACACCAATCTGTATGAATGCCATTCCGCGACGGACTGTCGACTGGTTGCTGGCACGACTGACGACGCCGCCGGTGAAGCGTTCGACAAGGTAGCTCGCGTGTTAAATCTGCCGTACCCCGGCGGACCGTCGATTCAAAAGGCGGCCG
This DNA window, taken from Fuerstiella marisgermanici, encodes the following:
- the rsmG gene encoding 16S rRNA (guanine(527)-N(7))-methyltransferase RsmG, translated to MPDSSTTAAIELLNKSLHRHKVGLADEHAAKLAEYCDLLWEWNAQLNLTRHTDFEQFVTRDLIDSLRLASHIPEEQSVLDVGAGGGVPGVVLAITRPDLNVSMAESVGKKAKALKDICRKLRLSVPVHAARAEDVLKKHHYDVLTLRAVAPLRKILFWFQRHTTAFGSILAIKGPRWVAERDEADKEGLLAGVDLDVIDEYPTPGHDNNSVILSIRYQRPVA
- the tsaD gene encoding tRNA (adenosine(37)-N6)-threonylcarbamoyltransferase complex transferase subunit TsaD, producing the protein MRRLLAIESSCDETSAAVVAEDQSVLSNVVASQFELHQEFGGVVPEIASRAHVRRILPVIEQALQQADCALADIAAVAVTSEPGLVGSLLVGLTAAKTLAMSLNVPLVAVNHIDAHIYACGMGQKSSAFPCIGFVVSGGHTNLYECHSATDCRLVAGTTDDAAGEAFDKVARVLNLPYPGGPSIQKAAEQGDPTAYKLPRPMMRADKLNFSFSGLKTAVLYAARGVPGPDQLSETPPECVADLAASFQQAVVDVLVFKCKIALRKSGHRRLCVGGGVAANRLFREQIAEMCRRQSVELLIAPPELCTDNAAMAAIAWEYLDQGRTANLDVDVLPGLVRPKRK